The proteins below are encoded in one region of Syntrophotalea carbinolica DSM 2380:
- a CDS encoding agmatine deiminase family protein gives MTVRLPAEWEPQDAVLVAWPHEESDWQPCIEEVEPVFIRLTREISRFEKVVLVVANSEDVLRKLQSAEIDMERVRLHQIPTNDTWFRDFGPLTVLKNDRPELLDFTFNGWGLKFSADQDNQVTRRLHQKGVFGDTPLKSCGLTLEGGSVESDGRGTLLTTSQCLLSANRNPHMNRQQIEESLCQLFGSRQVLWLENGYLAGDDTDAHIDTLARLCPDDTIVYVRCDNPDDEHYDALQAMAEELQALRTLDGKPFRLIPLPWPQPCFDERGHRLPATYANFLVINGAVLVPTYGDMQDAHALSAVGQAFPNRAIIGVNCLPLIKQHGSLHCVTMQLPKGVLP, from the coding sequence ATGACCGTTCGCCTGCCGGCCGAATGGGAACCCCAGGACGCAGTTCTGGTGGCCTGGCCCCATGAGGAAAGTGACTGGCAACCCTGTATTGAAGAGGTTGAGCCAGTATTCATCCGACTGACCCGTGAAATCAGCCGTTTTGAAAAGGTGGTTCTGGTCGTTGCCAATAGCGAGGATGTGCTTCGCAAACTTCAGTCGGCAGAGATCGACATGGAGCGGGTCCGCCTGCATCAAATACCGACCAACGATACGTGGTTCAGGGATTTCGGCCCCCTCACCGTGTTGAAAAACGATCGTCCGGAACTGCTCGATTTCACCTTCAATGGCTGGGGATTGAAATTTTCCGCAGACCAGGACAACCAGGTCACCCGCCGTCTGCATCAAAAAGGCGTTTTCGGCGACACCCCGCTGAAGAGCTGCGGGCTGACTCTGGAAGGCGGCAGCGTCGAATCGGATGGACGCGGGACGCTATTGACCACCAGCCAGTGCCTGCTCAGCGCCAACCGTAATCCCCACATGAACAGGCAGCAAATCGAGGAATCCTTATGCCAGCTATTCGGTAGCCGACAAGTTCTGTGGCTGGAAAACGGCTATCTTGCCGGCGATGATACCGATGCGCACATCGACACTCTGGCCCGACTTTGCCCTGACGACACCATCGTTTATGTGCGATGCGATAATCCCGATGACGAACATTACGACGCATTGCAGGCCATGGCCGAGGAACTGCAAGCCCTGCGGACTCTCGACGGGAAACCATTTCGCCTGATTCCGTTGCCTTGGCCACAACCATGCTTTGATGAAAGAGGCCATCGCCTGCCGGCCACTTACGCCAACTTCCTGGTGATCAACGGGGCGGTGCTGGTTCCTACCTATGGAGATATGCAGGACGCCCACGCCCTATCCGCCGTCGGCCAGGCTTTTCCCAACCGCGCCATTATAGGCGTGAATTGTCTGCCGCTGATCAAACAACACGGATCGCTGCACTGCGTCACCATGCAATTGCCCAAAGGGGTTTTACCATGA
- a CDS encoding bifunctional DedA family/phosphatase PAP2 family protein — MDSILPYIADNIPDGGIYYALLFAIAMAESIAMIGLAVPGSTLIVCAGFFTAHGQGHLGTVMAAAGLGALAGDSVSYMLGARLGYRFLRKPFFRKYLTMIRKAEMFFIDHGGKSLFFGRFAGPLRGLTPFIAGSAKLDPGKFFGYTLFSCLLWGLVYPGLGSLGAASWQQVQLWSGRLSLLVTTLLILLVANGWFWSRAAPRLSRHIASARDRLRIKWQAVLQKPWPQTCRRRYPRIWRFVAARFSLSHGAGLYLTMGLVCCGLFAGLFFTVMAQLPVLRQLDEQIWTMIIRHHQPVTGRLMLLCSGLADRPVLLSWGFLLIFWLLLKGRTFSAAILLAGTGGGHILTFALKRVFARPRPLPVYPGLPLESLSFPSGHAFFALLLSGLTVYLMLGTIRNWQSRVSLVASASFVALLVGISRLFLGAHWFSDVLAGWLLAALWLSFLITALEVRRRLAGETLWHRQWHPPNFDRRLEKLLWASAASLALLATVRHLLSLWKLV, encoded by the coding sequence ATGGATTCTATTCTGCCGTACATCGCCGACAACATACCCGATGGCGGGATTTATTACGCCCTGCTCTTCGCCATCGCCATGGCCGAGTCCATTGCCATGATCGGGCTGGCGGTCCCGGGAAGTACCTTAATCGTCTGTGCCGGCTTTTTCACCGCCCACGGGCAGGGACATCTCGGCACGGTCATGGCTGCAGCAGGGCTCGGTGCGCTTGCCGGCGACAGTGTCAGCTATATGCTGGGGGCGCGACTTGGCTACAGATTTTTGCGCAAACCGTTTTTTCGGAAATATCTGACAATGATCCGCAAAGCCGAAATGTTTTTCATCGACCACGGCGGCAAAAGTCTGTTCTTCGGTCGCTTTGCCGGGCCGTTAAGGGGACTGACACCCTTCATCGCAGGTAGTGCTAAGCTCGATCCGGGGAAATTTTTCGGCTATACCCTGTTCAGTTGCCTGTTGTGGGGACTGGTCTACCCGGGGCTCGGCAGTCTGGGAGCGGCCAGCTGGCAGCAGGTCCAACTCTGGAGCGGTCGCCTCAGCCTGTTGGTGACCACCCTGCTGATCCTGCTTGTGGCCAATGGATGGTTCTGGAGCCGCGCGGCACCGCGATTGTCGAGACACATCGCATCTGCCCGGGATAGACTCCGTATAAAATGGCAGGCGGTACTACAAAAGCCCTGGCCGCAAACATGCCGCCGCCGCTATCCACGTATCTGGCGCTTCGTTGCGGCACGGTTCAGCCTGAGCCATGGCGCAGGGCTGTATCTCACCATGGGGCTGGTCTGTTGCGGCCTGTTTGCCGGATTATTTTTTACCGTGATGGCCCAGTTACCGGTCTTGCGCCAACTGGACGAGCAGATCTGGACCATGATCATCCGCCATCATCAGCCCGTAACCGGGCGTCTGATGCTGCTTTGCTCCGGCTTGGCGGATCGTCCGGTGTTGCTGTCCTGGGGCTTTTTGCTGATATTCTGGCTGCTGCTCAAAGGACGAACCTTTTCGGCAGCGATACTGCTTGCCGGAACGGGAGGCGGGCACATTCTGACCTTCGCCCTGAAGCGGGTTTTTGCCCGTCCAAGACCCCTCCCTGTCTACCCCGGACTGCCCCTGGAATCCCTCAGCTTCCCCAGCGGCCATGCCTTTTTCGCTTTGCTTTTAAGCGGTCTGACCGTATATCTGATGCTGGGCACCATCCGCAACTGGCAGTCACGGGTATCGCTTGTCGCCAGTGCCAGTTTTGTGGCTTTATTGGTCGGCATAAGCCGGCTTTTTCTCGGTGCACACTGGTTCAGCGATGTGCTGGCCGGATGGCTGCTTGCGGCCCTGTGGCTGTCGTTTCTGATCACGGCTCTGGAAGTGCGCCGACGGCTGGCCGGCGAAACCTTATGGCATCGCCAGTGGCACCCGCCGAATTTCGATCGCCGCCTGGAAAAACTGTTGTGGGCCTCTGCGGCAAGCCTGGCGCTGCTCGCTACGGTCCGCCATCTGTTATCCTTGTGGAAGCTCGTTTGA